Proteins from one Merismopedia glauca CCAP 1448/3 genomic window:
- a CDS encoding LGFP repeat-containing protein, with the protein MPDPNKVQIDKVQRSIGRVDSVIGVIRFAEFAIQRKYDALGGAAFFGDIERKERGAWYFKFGCICYNSQMHDAFEIHGDIYRKWVELGGLQWGLPSTDELTTSRGDGRFNFFNNGSASIHWTPRTGAHAVWGSILQKWAQLNWENGPLGYPVTDETTTPDGIGRFNHFENGGSIYWTPDTGANAVWGDIRKRWESLGWERSYLGYPTSDEVDFPEGGRANTFQNGGIYWWPDTGAIDLRDVVVHYTGLHCFGETDWDQSSDSDEPYVILSISTPERSATLLSRIYEDVDGGEARLDLIELYRGKPYGINLSVVLMENDFGDPNVYRADVEKVVNGVHAAGTVALGLIPVVGPIIAAVAGPGLGTLMPAIAGAINNLFDFGDDRIGGATVTLSAKQMVLLAARTANSTFKGIGFKAETPLITGDGASYKVYFGLVPA; encoded by the coding sequence ATGCCAGATCCAAATAAAGTTCAGATAGATAAAGTTCAAAGAAGCATAGGTCGTGTTGATAGTGTTATTGGCGTTATCAGATTTGCCGAATTTGCAATTCAAAGAAAATATGATGCTTTGGGTGGCGCTGCTTTTTTCGGCGATATTGAACGAAAGGAACGCGGAGCTTGGTATTTCAAATTTGGTTGTATCTGCTATAACTCTCAAATGCATGATGCCTTCGAGATTCACGGGGATATTTATCGAAAATGGGTAGAGCTTGGTGGTTTGCAGTGGGGATTACCTTCGACTGATGAACTAACAACATCTCGTGGCGATGGTCGCTTTAATTTCTTTAACAACGGTTCTGCTTCTATTCACTGGACTCCTAGAACAGGTGCTCATGCGGTTTGGGGATCTATATTACAGAAATGGGCACAACTCAATTGGGAAAATGGTCCTCTGGGCTATCCAGTGACTGACGAAACTACAACCCCTGATGGTATCGGACGCTTTAACCATTTTGAGAATGGCGGATCGATCTATTGGACTCCTGATACAGGGGCCAATGCGGTATGGGGTGATATTCGCAAACGCTGGGAGAGTTTGGGTTGGGAGCGTTCTTATCTCGGCTATCCAACTAGCGACGAGGTAGATTTTCCCGAGGGAGGACGAGCTAATACATTCCAAAACGGTGGTATTTATTGGTGGCCAGATACCGGTGCGATCGATCTTCGGGATGTGGTGGTTCATTACACAGGGCTTCATTGCTTTGGTGAGACTGACTGGGATCAATCGTCGGACTCCGACGAACCTTACGTAATCTTGAGCATTTCAACCCCTGAGCGTTCCGCAACTCTCCTCAGTCGGATTTATGAAGATGTCGATGGTGGCGAAGCCCGTCTCGATTTGATTGAGCTATATCGCGGGAAGCCTTACGGTATCAATTTGAGTGTTGTCTTGATGGAGAACGATTTTGGCGACCCAAATGTCTATCGTGCTGATGTCGAAAAGGTTGTAAATGGTGTTCATGCAGCAGGAACGGTGGCATTAGGTCTAATTCCTGTTGTCGGCCCGATTATTGCTGCTGTAGCGGGACCGGGACTTGGAACACTAATGCCAGCGATTGCAGGAGCCATTAATAATTTGTTTGATTTTGGAGATGACCGTATCGGTGGAGCAACCGTAACTCTTTCTGCAAAGCAAATGGTTCTTTTAGCTGCACGGACTGCTAATTCAACATTCAAGGGTATCGGATTTAAAGCTGAAACCCCTCTCATTACAGGTGATGGGGCTAGTTACAAGGTATATTTTGGTCTAGTTCCGGCCTAG